Sequence from the Thermostichus vulcanus str. 'Rupite' genome:
ATGCCATCGGATCCCTGCCAAACGGAGGTCGTCAACAGCATCCATTGCAGAGCCATCAGGGTTTCGGCAATCACCACCATGCCAAAGACAATCAAGGCAACTGAGATAAAGTCTTCCTGCATGTAGCGTTGTTTTTGCAATCGAGCTGTTAGGATCCCGACCACTGCCAATCCCAGAGCATGGGTAGGGCGCGGGCTAGTGAGGGCATCCTGTAACAGACCCAAGGTGATCCCGGCTACTGCTCCCTGCCAAGGGTTGCGCCGTACACTCCAACACACCACCCAAATCAACGGCCAATCGGGGGTTAGCCCGGCCAGTTCTAGACCCGGCCCCCGCCACCAGGGAGCGACAACAGCCAACAGCCCGGTTAAGGCCGTCACCAGCCCGTTGAGGTAGTACTTAAGGTTGAGCAGTAGGGGATTGAGCATAGCTGTAGATCAACCCCCACTCTAGGAGGCCCAGTGGTGCTGACAGTTCGACGGTGGCTTGCGGGGCAGGGCTGGCATCCAAATTCACGGCTCGAATGGTTCCCACCACCACTCCCGCAGGATAGAAGCTGCTTAGGCCAGAGGTGACTACCACATCCCCAACCTCCACCTTAGGATCCTTATCGAAAAACTCCAAAATGGCGTTTTGGGTGCCGGTGCCTCGCATCACACCCATATGACGGCTACGACTGACCATGACCCCAACTCGGCTGGTGGGATCGCTGATTAGCAATACACGGCTGGTATTGGGGGTAACCGACTCCACCCGCCCAATCAACCCGCCGGGAGCCATCACCACATCCCCGACCTTCACCCCCTGCTGTCTGCCTCGGCTCAGGGTTAGCTGTTGCCACCAATGGTCGGCGCTACGACCCACCACCGCTGCCGGGATCCCGCTTTGGGGCATTTGCTCGGTAAATTGCAGCAGTCGCTTCAGCTCGCGGTTTTGATATTGCAACTCGGCAACCAGGGCCTGTAACTCGCGGGTAGCTGCTTGGTTCAATACCACAGACGGATCGACAGGCGGGCGGGCGGGGGTGGTAATCCAGCTGTAGAGCTCCACCAACAGGGATCCCTGGGTTTGGCGCAATCCCAAGGCAACCCCCACTGCTAGGGCAGACAAGAGCAACCCTAGGCCATAGTGCATCCACCACTGGCGTAGCCGATTCAAGCGATACCCCTTCGACCCACTCGACTCACACTTAAAACAGGGATCCCCCTGAACTGGGGGTTAGCCTTTGAAGCTGCTGCTCAGCACTCGACCCAAGGTTTTGAAATCCTCCAGAACCCGGCCCGTACCCAACACCACACAACTGAGGGGATCTGCGGCAATATGAACCAGGATCCCGGTTTCATGACTGATCAGGGCATCCAAGCCCTTCAACAAAGCCCCTCCCCCTGCCAACATAATGCCCCGATCGATGATATCTGCCGCCAATTCCGGTGGGGTACGTTCCAGAGTGCGCTTAATCGCTTCCACGATCACCGAGAGGGGCTCCGCCATACTCTCACGAATTTCGGTGCTTTTTACCGTGACAGTACGGGGCAAGCCTGAGAGGAGATGCAAGCCGCGCACTTCCATGGTCAGCTCCTCTTGAATCGGGTAGGCGGAACCGATTTGAATTTTGATCTCCTCGGCGGTGCGCTCCCCGATCGTGAGGTTATGAACTTTTTTCATGTACTGGGCAATGGCCTCGCTGAGTTCATCCCCGGCCACCCGCACCGACTCACTCAGCACGATCCCCTGCAAACTGAGCACCGCCACCTCAGTGGTGCCGCCACCGATATCGATAATCATGTTGCCGGTAGCTTCCTGCACGGGCAAGCCTGCCCCAATCGCCGCCGCCACAGGTTCATCTACCAAATACACTTCCCGGGATCCCGCTTGTAGAGCAGCTTCCATCACCGCCCGCCGTTCCACCCCGGTCACTCCGCTGGGGATCCCGATGACAATACGGGGAGCAATGAGATAGCGGCCTTCGTGAACGCGATGGATGAAGTGTTTCAGCATCATCTCCGCCGTGTCGAAGTCAGCAATCACCCCATCCCGCAAAGGACGCACCGCCACAATGTTGCCGGGTGTACGACCCAACATCTTTTTGGCATCTTCTCCGACGGCAAGGGGTTGCTTAGTGTTTTGGTCGATGGCGACGACAGAGGGCTCCTGTAGGACGATACCCCGGCCAGCCACATAGACTAGCGTGTTGGCAGTGCCCAAATCGATGCCCATGTCACGGGAGAATCGGCTGAATAGCCCCACAGTCTGTTACTCCAATCGTTCTTGGTGAAGAAGCGGTAAGTCTTGGTACCTACTATAGTGCAACTAGTGCAACCGGTAGTCCAACTGGTTCAACCCCACCGGTTCGCGAAAATCAACTCACAGTTGACAGGCTTGGCGACTACGCTCCAGTTCCGGTTCAATCCAAGACAGCGCAAAATGGCTCACACAAGGCAATTGGGGTAATTGACGGGCTAGCTCTCCCATCTGCACTTCTAAAGTCGGGCGTTGTCGTTGGGGTTGTCCCCACAATCCAGCAATGGCTGGGCAGACAAAGGTGTGGGGAGAGGCCGCCGCTAAGACTCGCTCCACCTGCTCTACTACACAAGAGGCATCCTCACATTTGGCATAGGCCATCGGGTGCCATTCCATATTCGGGTCAAAGCGATCCCAGGGTTGGAGACGGGAGTCGAATCCTGCTCCCACCGCTTGGTTGCCATCCGGGAAAAAGACCGCGCCTGCTGGGATCCCACGGCTTCGGGCCAGGTCAGCCGCCTGGTTCAGATACTCCAGTACCCCATGGCGAGCAAAGTCAACGCTAAGGAACCACAGCTCCTTCTGCCAGCGTTCCTGTCGGGTTGCTGCGTCAGGGGTAGGGGTAGGAGAGGGGGTGGGATCCACCTCTTCCAGTTGTGCTTCAAGGAGTATCTCCCTCTGCTCCCGTTCAGGCTCCGGCTCTGCTGAGGGTTCTAAGGCTTCCAGCAATGAGATCCCTGCCCAATCCGGTTTGGGATCCCCTGGCCAGCGCCAGCGGGGCTCTTCGCCATAGAGGGTATCCAACTGCAACACATCCGTCACAGTCACATATCCCTGAGCCAAATAGCGCTCCAACAACGCTCGACCTGCCAGATTTTCTGCCAAATCCAGGTAGGCTTGCCGGGCAGCTTCCCCATAAATCCACAAATCCTTGACGCCAGTGGCTAGACTGGCTCCCCCCGATCCGCGCGGATAGCGAATGTAGTCGAAGAGGATCCCGTCCGGTTGTCGGTGTAGGAGTTGCTCAATTAACCCGGCAAAATCCTGTCGAGCCAGCGGGTGAAAGGGATCCACAAAAACCTCACCCGGGCTTCCCAAGTCCTCCGAAAGGGCTGTGGCTGGATCCAAGACAGTGGTAATGCCACGACCATTGCGGGCCAGCGCCACCTGTCGATCCGCTCGTTGCCCGTAACTGTAGCCAAAGTTGAGGGAAAATACCCAAGCGTAGGCCGATAAACCCCGCTGTCGTGCGGCTCTGAGGGCTAACTCCAAGAGATCGGTATTGGGTTGAAGGCTGGGCCAAATTCCTACCCCGCCCGGAAAATCCGACTGGGGCAAAATGGAGCGGCCATCGTAAAAGGTTTCGATGAAGACGCGGTTGTACCCCAAATTCACCACTTGGTCAAACACCTGATCCAACACCCCCGTATTGGCATCACAAGGATGAAGACGCACCCAAATGGCTTGGATCTGGGGCCAACGTTGACTACGACAGGCCATCAAGGCGGCTCGATGATCCGCCAAGATTTGCGTGTAATCCGCCCAGGCGCGGTCGGATTGGTGGGCCTGTTGGCGCAGTTGCGCTTTGCGAGCCACCTCTGCGGCAGGTTGCTGGCAAAAAGCGTTGAGGCTAGCTGTGGCCAGGGATTCCAGTTCTTGCTGGGGAATGACTTGAGGACTCTCTCGTGGCGGGGAACTGGCATTCTGACCAAAGTTCTGAAGAAGGGAATGGCCCGGCCCAAACAACTGCGCATGAGCCGTGCACCCCAAAAGCAACAGCACCCCACTCAGCAGCGCCCCGATCGCCTTAGC
This genomic interval carries:
- the mreD gene encoding rod shape-determining protein MreD, with product MLNPLLLNLKYYLNGLVTALTGLLAVVAPWWRGPGLELAGLTPDWPLIWVVCWSVRRNPWQGAVAGITLGLLQDALTSPRPTHALGLAVVGILTARLQKQRYMQEDFISVALIVFGMVVIAETLMALQWMLLTTSVWQGSDGMSLTGMETFLDGLWNPIQPSGTISGDGPRSLESIWWNHQRNALTSAILSSLWAPALYWPLSHWWQSQERDPKEV
- the mreC gene encoding rod shape-determining protein MreC, with product MNRLRQWWMHYGLGLLLSALAVGVALGLRQTQGSLLVELYSWITTPARPPVDPSVVLNQAATRELQALVAELQYQNRELKRLLQFTEQMPQSGIPAAVVGRSADHWWQQLTLSRGRQQGVKVGDVVMAPGGLIGRVESVTPNTSRVLLISDPTSRVGVMVSRSRHMGVMRGTGTQNAILEFFDKDPKVEVGDVVVTSGLSSFYPAGVVVGTIRAVNLDASPAPQATVELSAPLGLLEWGLIYSYAQSPTAQP
- a CDS encoding rod shape-determining protein, producing MGLFSRFSRDMGIDLGTANTLVYVAGRGIVLQEPSVVAIDQNTKQPLAVGEDAKKMLGRTPGNIVAVRPLRDGVIADFDTAEMMLKHFIHRVHEGRYLIAPRIVIGIPSGVTGVERRAVMEAALQAGSREVYLVDEPVAAAIGAGLPVQEATGNMIIDIGGGTTEVAVLSLQGIVLSESVRVAGDELSEAIAQYMKKVHNLTIGERTAEEIKIQIGSAYPIQEELTMEVRGLHLLSGLPRTVTVKSTEIRESMAEPLSVIVEAIKRTLERTPPELAADIIDRGIMLAGGGALLKGLDALISHETGILVHIAADPLSCVVLGTGRVLEDFKTLGRVLSSSFKG